The Bacillus vallismortis genome window below encodes:
- the urtD gene encoding urea ABC transporter ATP-binding protein UrtD yields the protein MKPILTCRDVKVKFDGFWALRGADISVQERDIHFLIGPNGAGKTTLLDIICGKTKPHSGEVLFQEADELTKTREYQIAKLGVARKFQAPSVFTRLTVFENLELAMKQKKTILSLLTARMTKEQSDKMIDILRLIGLDDKRDLTAGSLSHGQKQWLEIGMQLAMEPKLLLLDEPIAGMTGKEREKTGALLEEIAKTCSVLIVEHDMDFVRSFSRKVTVMHEGKVLCEGSMDDITSNEEVEAVYLGRRSVS from the coding sequence ATGAAACCGATACTTACCTGCCGTGACGTGAAGGTTAAGTTTGACGGGTTTTGGGCTTTGCGGGGCGCTGATATCAGTGTGCAGGAACGTGATATCCATTTTCTGATTGGGCCGAACGGCGCCGGAAAAACGACTTTGCTGGACATCATTTGCGGAAAAACAAAGCCGCATTCGGGTGAAGTTCTTTTTCAGGAAGCGGATGAATTGACAAAGACTCGGGAATATCAGATCGCGAAACTGGGGGTCGCCAGAAAGTTTCAGGCCCCGAGTGTCTTTACGCGGCTGACAGTGTTTGAAAACCTCGAACTTGCCATGAAACAGAAAAAAACGATTCTTTCATTGCTGACAGCGCGTATGACAAAAGAGCAAAGTGACAAGATGATAGACATCCTGAGGCTGATAGGGTTAGATGACAAACGGGATCTAACAGCCGGAAGCCTGTCACACGGACAGAAGCAATGGCTTGAAATCGGCATGCAGCTCGCCATGGAGCCAAAGCTTTTGCTGCTGGATGAACCGATTGCCGGCATGACGGGAAAGGAGCGGGAAAAAACCGGAGCCTTGCTTGAAGAGATCGCGAAAACGTGCTCTGTTCTGATTGTCGAGCACGATATGGATTTTGTGCGTTCGTTTTCAAGAAAAGTCACGGTCATGCATGAAGGCAAAGTGCTTTGTGAAGGGTCGATGGATGACATCACAAGCAATGAAGAGGTGGAAGCGGTGTATTTAGGAAGGAGAAGTGTGTCATGA
- the urtC gene encoding urea ABC transporter permease subunit UrtC — protein sequence MKRFSQFSPYLVMFALLIAAPFLLQEFRLGLLAKFLCFAIVAVGICLIWGYTGILSLGHGVFFGLGAYCMAMYLKIEASPSGIPDFMEWTGVTELPWIWAMFRNPLAAIAAAVTVPVFLAFLLGYFTFRNNIKGVYFSLISQAVVVVVVTLFIGSQGITGGTNGLTNFYSIFQYSLADPAMKRILYFTALFFLGASVVLALFLTRSRFGRLLQAVRDGENRVRFFGYHSTVFKVFIYCVSAAMAGIAGMLFVLQDGMISPEMMGIIPSVEMVLWVAIGGRHSIFGAVLGALLTNGMKSYLSEYYPDIWLYFLGALFIIVVLYMPKGIVGLFEKLINQLSSSKKKGAAAYETDTYLP from the coding sequence ATGAAGCGGTTTTCACAATTCAGTCCGTATCTGGTGATGTTTGCTCTTCTTATCGCCGCTCCGTTCTTGCTGCAGGAGTTTCGATTAGGGCTGTTGGCAAAGTTTTTGTGCTTTGCGATTGTAGCGGTCGGCATTTGCCTGATTTGGGGATATACAGGCATTTTGAGTTTGGGACATGGCGTCTTTTTCGGATTGGGTGCTTACTGCATGGCTATGTATTTAAAAATAGAAGCCTCGCCGTCAGGCATTCCTGACTTTATGGAGTGGACAGGGGTCACTGAACTGCCGTGGATCTGGGCAATGTTCAGGAACCCTTTAGCTGCGATTGCCGCGGCAGTCACTGTGCCTGTCTTTCTGGCCTTTTTACTCGGTTACTTTACCTTCCGCAACAACATAAAGGGCGTTTATTTTTCGTTGATCTCTCAGGCTGTTGTTGTGGTGGTTGTCACATTGTTCATCGGCAGCCAGGGAATCACAGGCGGCACGAATGGCCTCACGAATTTCTATTCCATTTTCCAGTATTCTCTGGCCGATCCCGCAATGAAGCGGATTTTGTATTTTACGGCACTCTTTTTCCTCGGTGCTTCTGTCGTGCTCGCTTTGTTTCTGACGAGAAGCCGTTTTGGGCGGCTATTGCAGGCGGTGCGCGACGGAGAAAACAGAGTCCGTTTTTTCGGGTATCATTCCACCGTTTTTAAAGTGTTTATTTATTGTGTATCCGCTGCGATGGCCGGGATTGCCGGGATGCTGTTTGTGCTTCAGGACGGGATGATCTCGCCGGAAATGATGGGCATCATTCCTTCGGTGGAAATGGTGCTGTGGGTGGCGATCGGCGGCAGGCACTCCATTTTCGGGGCGGTGCTTGGCGCACTTCTAACGAACGGAATGAAAAGCTATTTAAGCGAATATTATCCTGACATTTGGCTGTACTTCCTCGGCGCACTGTTTATCATCGTTGTGCTCTATATGCCAAAAGGGATTGTCGGGCTGTTCGAGAAGCTTATAAACCAGCTTTCCTCCTCAAAAAAGAAAGGAGCGGCTGCTTATGAAACCGATACTTACCTGCCGTGA